The Deinococcus sonorensis KR-87 genome includes a window with the following:
- a CDS encoding cyclic-di-AMP receptor gives MKLVLAVIQDADAATLMRALSENAFEVTKLASTGGFLREGNTTLMIGVQNERMDALKRLVSQTCRSRTRLVTPSVPMGEQGEGLVAEPVEVPVGGAVMFVLGVDEFVRV, from the coding sequence ATGAAACTCGTTCTCGCCGTCATCCAGGATGCCGACGCAGCGACCCTGATGCGTGCCCTGTCCGAAAATGCCTTCGAGGTCACGAAGCTGGCCTCCACCGGCGGCTTCCTGCGCGAGGGCAACACCACCCTGATGATCGGCGTCCAGAATGAACGGATGGACGCCCTCAAGCGCCTGGTGTCGCAGACCTGCCGCTCCCGCACCCGGCTGGTAACCCCCAGCGTCCCGATGGGCGAGCAGGGCGAGGGCCTGGTGGCCGAACCGGTGGAGGTGCCGGTAGGCGGCGCCGTGATGTTTGTGCTGGGTGTGGACGAGTTCGTGCGGGTATAA
- the dusA gene encoding tRNA dihydrouridine(20/20a) synthase DusA, which translates to MNAAPASHRFSVAPMLDWTDRHCRMFHRQHSRHALLYTEMITTGALLHGDRARHLDFSPEEGPVALQLGGSDPAALAEAARLGEQWGYHEINLNVGCPSDRVQNGMFGACLMARPELVAEGVAAMRAATRLPVTVKHRIGIDDLDSYEHLTHFVSTVAAAGCQTFIVHARKAWLSGLSPKQNREIPPLRYEVVRQLKQDFPHLTFVLNGGITSLEAAQAHLGWADGVMVGREAYQNPYVLARVDADLFGDVAPVPTRREVMERYLPYVERMLAQDVYLSRLMRHTLGLFAGQPGARHWKRTLSERAHLPGAGLDVIEAALSGVPDAVLDARPEAAVLAG; encoded by the coding sequence ATGAACGCTGCTCCCGCCTCCCACCGCTTCTCGGTGGCCCCGATGCTCGACTGGACCGACCGGCACTGCCGGATGTTCCACCGTCAGCACAGCCGCCATGCCCTGCTGTACACCGAGATGATCACCACCGGGGCACTGCTGCACGGCGACCGCGCCCGCCACCTGGACTTCAGCCCCGAGGAGGGGCCGGTGGCGCTGCAACTGGGCGGCTCGGACCCCGCCGCCCTGGCGGAGGCGGCCCGCCTGGGCGAGCAGTGGGGCTACCACGAGATCAACCTGAACGTGGGCTGCCCGAGTGACCGGGTTCAGAACGGCATGTTCGGGGCCTGCCTGATGGCGCGGCCCGAACTGGTGGCGGAGGGCGTGGCGGCCATGCGCGCGGCCACCCGGCTGCCGGTCACGGTCAAGCACCGCATCGGCATCGACGACCTCGACAGCTACGAGCACCTGACCCACTTCGTGAGTACGGTGGCGGCGGCCGGCTGCCAGACCTTCATCGTGCACGCCCGCAAGGCCTGGCTGAGCGGCCTCTCGCCCAAGCAGAACCGGGAGATCCCGCCGCTGCGCTACGAGGTGGTGCGGCAGCTGAAGCAGGACTTCCCGCACCTGACCTTCGTGCTCAACGGGGGCATCACCTCTCTGGAGGCCGCCCAGGCCCACCTCGGCTGGGCGGACGGCGTGATGGTGGGCCGGGAAGCGTATCAGAACCCCTACGTGCTGGCCCGCGTGGATGCCGACCTCTTCGGGGACGTGGCCCCGGTGCCCACCCGCCGCGAGGTGATGGAGCGCTACCTGCCGTACGTGGAGCGGATGCTGGCCCAGGACGTGTACCTCAGCCGCCTGATGCGCCACACGCTGGGCCTGTTCGCGGGGCAGCCGGGGGCGCGCCACTGGAAGCGCACCCTCTCGGAGCGGGCGCACCTGCCGGGCGCTGGTCTGGACGTGATCGAGGCGGCGCTGAGCGGCGTGCCGGACGCGGTGCTGGATGCCCGCCCGGAAGCAGCGGTGCTGGCCGGATAG
- a CDS encoding M42 family metallopeptidase, whose protein sequence is MNLDFLKALLSQAAPSGYEARAAAVWRAEAETFADRVTEDHYGNVYAEINVSEDRPIALMGHLDEIGLIVSYINDKGFISVLPVGGWDPQVLVGQRVRLLAEDGDILGVIGKKAIHVMDAEDRSKASKLEDLWIDTALEVEEVKRRVPVGTVGVIEQPPIEQNGHIISKAVDNRAGAFIVLEALRAMKAAGVTRRVVAVATSQEEIGCFGAQVSGYHLNPVAGVVVDVTHETSQPGVEEKKYGVAPFGSGANLSVGPMLNPVIVRQMKQVAAEQSIPYTLSASGRYTGTDNDTLALTRAGVPAAVVSIPNRYMHSPSEMVRLSDVQACIDIIAAWVGSLKGEQDYTRR, encoded by the coding sequence GTGAATCTTGACTTTCTGAAGGCCCTGCTGTCCCAGGCTGCTCCCAGCGGGTACGAAGCCCGCGCCGCCGCCGTCTGGCGCGCCGAAGCTGAGACCTTTGCCGACCGCGTGACGGAAGACCACTACGGCAACGTCTACGCGGAGATCAACGTCTCCGAGGACCGGCCGATCGCCCTGATGGGCCACCTCGACGAGATCGGGCTGATCGTGTCGTACATCAACGACAAGGGCTTCATCTCGGTGCTGCCGGTCGGTGGCTGGGACCCGCAGGTGCTGGTGGGCCAGCGTGTGCGGCTGCTGGCCGAGGACGGCGACATCCTGGGCGTGATCGGCAAAAAGGCCATCCACGTGATGGACGCCGAGGACCGCAGCAAGGCCAGCAAGCTCGAAGACCTGTGGATCGACACCGCCCTGGAGGTCGAGGAGGTCAAGCGGCGCGTGCCGGTCGGCACGGTCGGCGTGATCGAGCAGCCGCCCATCGAGCAGAACGGCCACATCATCAGCAAGGCGGTGGACAACCGCGCCGGGGCCTTCATCGTGCTGGAGGCGCTGCGGGCCATGAAGGCCGCCGGCGTCACGCGCCGGGTGGTGGCGGTGGCCACCAGCCAGGAGGAGATCGGCTGCTTCGGCGCGCAGGTCAGCGGCTACCACCTGAACCCGGTGGCGGGCGTGGTGGTGGACGTGACGCACGAGACCAGCCAGCCGGGCGTGGAGGAGAAGAAGTACGGCGTGGCCCCCTTCGGCAGCGGCGCCAACCTGTCGGTGGGCCCGATGCTCAACCCGGTGATCGTGCGGCAGATGAAGCAGGTGGCCGCCGAGCAGAGCATTCCCTACACCCTCTCGGCCAGCGGCCGCTACACCGGCACCGACAACGACACCCTGGCGCTGACGCGCGCGGGCGTGCCGGCCGCCGTGGTCAGCATTCCCAACCGCTACATGCACAGCCCCAGCGAGATGGTGCGCCTCAGCGACGTGCAGGCCTGCATCGACATCATCGCGGCGTGGGTGGGCAGTCTGAAGGGCGAGCAGGACTACACCCGCCGGTAA